From Ananas comosus cultivar F153 linkage group 8, ASM154086v1, whole genome shotgun sequence, one genomic window encodes:
- the LOC109714248 gene encoding uncharacterized protein LOC109714248 isoform X1, with translation MRVASSSRRRAAGSSRHLRVASSSRRRAAGSSRHLRVASSSRRIIYKSDPTPPPYLPGVIVAVEIAEKSLKNRRVVNEKGLLPQQLLRTTVEVDPLGDGDRR, from the exons ATGCGTGTCGCCTCGTCGAGCCGCAGGCGAGCTGCAGGTTCAAGCCGTCACCTGCGCGTCGCCTCGTCGAGCCGCAGGCGAGCTGCAGGTTCAAGCCGTCACCTGCGCGTCGCCTCGTCGAGCCGCAGGATCATCTACAAATCCGACCCAACTCCTCCACCAT ATCTACCAGGTGTCATCGTCGCGGTGGAAATCGCTGAGAAATCGCTGAAGAATC GTCGGGTGGTGAACGAAAAGGGGCTTTTGCCACAGCAAC TATTGAGAACCACCGTCGAGGTTGACCCACTTGGAGACGGGGACCGCCGCTAG
- the LOC109714248 gene encoding uncharacterized protein LOC109714248 isoform X3 — translation MRVASSSRRRAAGSSRHLRVASSSRRIIYKSDPTPPPYLPGVIVAVEIAEKSLKNRRVVNEKGLLPQQLLRTTVEVDPLGDGDRR, via the exons ATGCGTGTCGCCTCGTCGAGCCGCAGGCGAGCTGCAGGTTCAAGCCGTCACCTGCGCGTCGCCTCGTCGAGCCGCAG GATCATCTACAAATCCGACCCAACTCCTCCACCAT ATCTACCAGGTGTCATCGTCGCGGTGGAAATCGCTGAGAAATCGCTGAAGAATC GTCGGGTGGTGAACGAAAAGGGGCTTTTGCCACAGCAAC TATTGAGAACCACCGTCGAGGTTGACCCACTTGGAGACGGGGACCGCCGCTAG
- the LOC109714248 gene encoding uncharacterized protein LOC109714248 isoform X2 codes for MRVASSSRRRAAGSSRHLRVASSSRRRAAGSSRHLRVASSSRRIIYKSDPTPPPYLPGVIVAVEIAEKSLKNRRSGGERKGAFATATIENHRRG; via the exons ATGCGTGTCGCCTCGTCGAGCCGCAGGCGAGCTGCAGGTTCAAGCCGTCACCTGCGCGTCGCCTCGTCGAGCCGCAGGCGAGCTGCAGGTTCAAGCCGTCACCTGCGCGTCGCCTCGTCGAGCCGCAGGATCATCTACAAATCCGACCCAACTCCTCCACCAT ATCTACCAGGTGTCATCGTCGCGGTGGAAATCGCTGAGAAATCGCTGAAGAATCGTAG GTCGGGTGGTGAACGAAAAGGGGCTTTTGCCACAGCAAC TATTGAGAACCACCGTCGAGGTTGA
- the LOC109714573 gene encoding arogenate dehydratase/prephenate dehydratase 2, chloroplastic-like — MACALPNPFSTATAAAAAGWNGEKKLHHQQRQVFLFGSGRSRKASHMAAAVVAAAAPGINGSAAAPGINGSAAASAPGIDGWAAEAAQMERLRVAFQGARGAYSEFAAKTAFPECETVPCRAFADAIAAVERGAADRAIVPVESTMEGTALRNYDLLLRHDLRIVREISLFVHYCLLAMPGVRPAELRRVISHPMALAHCGRALSLLGLRREPVEDTAGAVEMLRSRRLLDTAAIASPRAALLYGLDVLAHGLQDESWNVTRFLMLSKDDHHHDHDHHRCDGSNNNNNNNNNKSSKKKKTSMVIAHRGGSMVVLLRVLSAFSRRNINLTKLEVINSPAEGAAPVMILDVRGRGSLRAFPHVLYVDCEGSAHDPNVRDAIDDISRFSVFVRILGSYAADPNIYDLH, encoded by the coding sequence ATGGCGTGCGCTCTCCCCAATCCCTtctccaccgccaccgccgcggcGGCAGCGGGGTGGAACGGGGAGAAGAAGCTGCACCACCAGCAGCGGCAGGTCTTCCTCTTCGGCTCCGGTAGATCTCGCAAAGCCTCGCacatggcggcggcggtggtggccgcggcggcgccggggaTCAAtgggtcggcggcggcgccggggaTCAAcgggtcggcggcggcgtcAGCGCCGGGGATCGACGGgtgggcggcggaggcggcgcagATGGAGCGGCTGCGCGTGGCGTTCCAGGGGGCGCGGGGCGCGTACAGCGAGTTCGCGGCGAAGACGGCGTTCCCGGAGTGCGAGACGGTGCCGTGCCGGGCGTTCGCGGACGCGATCGCGGCGGTGGAGCGGGGGGCGGCGGACCGGGCGATCGTGCCGGTGGAAAGCACGATGGAGGGGACGGCGCTGCGGAACTACGACCTGCTGCTCCGGCACGACCTGCGGATCGTGCGGGAGATCAGCCTGTTCGTGCATTACTGCCTGCTGGCCATGCCCGGGGTGCGCCCCGCCGAGCTCCGGCGCGTGATCAGCCACCCGATGGCCCTCGCCCACTGCGGCCGCGCCCTCTCCCTCCTCGGCCTCCGCCGCGAGCCCGTCGAGGACACCGCCGGCGCCGTCGAGATGCTCCGCTCCCGCCGCCTCCTCGACACCGCCGCCATCGCCAGCCCCCGCGCCGCCCTCCTCTACGGCCTCGACGTCCTCGCCCACGGCCTCCAGGACGAGTCCTGGAACGTCACCCGCTTCCTCATGCTCTCCAAAGACGACCACCACCATGATCATGATCACCACCGCTGCGACGggagcaacaacaacaacaacaacaacaacaacaagagcagcaagaagaagaagacgagcATGGTGATCGCCCACCGCGGGGGGTCGATGGTGGTGCTGCTGAGGGTGCTGTCCGCCTTCTCCAGGCGCAACATCAACCTGACCAAGCTGGAGGTGATCAACTCGCCCGCCGAGGGCGCCGCCCCCGTCATGATCCTCGACGTGCGCGGCCGCGGCTCCCTCCGCGCCTTCCCCCACGTCCTCTACGTCGACTGCGAGGGCTCCGCCCACGACCCCAACGTCCGCGACGCCATCGACGACATCTCCCGCTTCTCCGTCTTCGTCCGCATCCTCGGTTCCTACGCCGCCGACCCCAACATCTACGACCTCCATTGA